In the Wyeomyia smithii strain HCP4-BCI-WySm-NY-G18 chromosome 2, ASM2978416v1, whole genome shotgun sequence genome, one interval contains:
- the LOC129723447 gene encoding pupal cuticle protein Edg-78E-like translates to MKAQVAIVGTLTMLVVLTGAQHATIVEHDQNVNPDGSYFYRYVLTDGTEAQERGVGGQSATGGYKYTSPEGEVIQITYTADENGFNPQGDVIPQPPPIPEGILRALEYIRTHSKPFRK, encoded by the exons ATGAAAGCTCAG GTTGCGATAGTGGGAACCTTGACCATGCTGGTGGTTCTGACGGGCGCGCAGCATGCAACGATTGTGGAACATGACCAGAACGTAAACCCAGATGGGTCGTACTTCTATCGTTACGTCCTAACGGATGGTACAGAAGCACAAGAGCGAGGTGTTGGAGGTCAATCTGCCACAGGTGGTTACAAATATACATCTCCCGAAGGGGAGGTAATACAAATCACCTACACAGCAGACGAGAATGGATTCAATCCCCAAGGAGATGTTATTCCACAACCGCCACCGATTCCTGAAGGAATTTTACGGGCACTAGAATACATTCGCACGCATTCGAAACCATTTAGAAAATGA
- the LOC129721527 gene encoding transcriptional adapter 3 encodes MADKSLAKRLSLSSSAKNRMSLPSSSGVLSSGGLGAVALPSGSKLPALKTSASVGVPSPGSPGEVPLVPYIKSSDNAKVLPKYTAALNATTEDLVPAEDLDMVQLELELLLSTVALRYRVLKSEIDTIDKADERRERKGKFIDKAPSSPGKKKRLDEKQKLRESAGKLFGHHIRLNKIKNMSSLIPPSPAPSQNTDDSMDAVPFLPANHHIQHIISDNSKLMLPKNDTPNKFWMSVEPYCMSITHEDLKLLDDLLEEYSGPLIPPIPELGPHYSTQWAADDIKEEQDNSKKSKGLTNGDVGKKEKLMGEGVTGPLTQRLVSALMEENLLPDCNSTSNENSNSSSDVGHSNSRSAVSLLKNGISIERRLRKELIEQGILDDDDMPKSQQDDEILSEINKVRTEIAVIAEYNSNEIRKLQSMAQDEMKRIEVKRKLDRVDQDIIECYKKITAARLKRRPLTKQERDEAYRLAEEQKRLSDQLERMPVHGPFASN; translated from the exons ATGGCTGATAAGAGCCTTGCAAAACGGTTATCTCTTTCCTCATCGGCTAAAAATCGAATGAGTCTGCCATCGAGTAGCGGAGTGCTGAGTAGTGGTGGACTAGGTGCTGTTGCCTTGCCGTCTGGTTCGAAATTGCCTGCGTTGAAAACATCAGCATCTGTGGGAGTTCCTTCACCTGGATCACCAGGAGAAGTTCCGCTTGTTCCGTATATTAAATCTTCGGATAATGCTAAAGTGCTACCCAAATATACTGCCG CGTTGAATGCGACTACCGAGGACCTGGTACCTGCGGAGGACTTGGATATGGTGCAGCTTGAGTTGGAGCTACTCTTATCTACTGTAGCATTGCGATACCGAGTGTTAAAAAGTGAAATCGATACCATCGACAAAGCAGACGAACGTCGTGAACGTAAAGGAAAATTTATCGATAAGGCACCATCATCGCCAGGCAAAAAGAAACGATtggatgaaaaacaaaaactacgGGAAAGCGCTGGAAAATTGTTTGGTCATCATATCAgattgaataaaattaaaaatatgtcctcTCTAATTCCTCCGTCACCGGCACCATCGCAAAACACTGACGATAGCATGGATGCAGTTCCTTTTCTACCCGCCAATCACCATATTCAGCATATCATATCGGATAACTCAAAATTAATGCTTCCGAAAAATGACACCCCAAATAAATTTTGGATGTCGGTAGAACCATATTGTATGTCTATTACACACGAGGATCtgaaattgttagatgatttgTTGGAAGAATATTCAGGGCCACTGATTCCACCGATTCCAGAGTTAGGACCTCATTACAGTACTCAGTGGGCTGCTGATGATATAAAGGAAGAGCAAGATAATTCCAAAAAAAGTAAAGGCCTCACTAATGGTGATGTaggaaaaaaggaaaagttAAT gggtgAGGGGGTCACTGGTCCGCTGACACAGCGGTTGGTGTCCGCTCTAATGGAGGAAAATTTATTGCCAGATTGCAACAGCACGAGCAACGAAAATAGCAATAGTAGTTCGGATGTCGGGCACAGTAATTCTAGAAGTGCGGTTTCATTGCTTAAAAATGGTATCAGCATTGAGCGTCGGTTACGCAAAGAATTGATCGAGCAAGGTATCCTTGATGACGATGATATGCCGAAGAGCCAACAGGATGACGAAATCCTTTCTGAAATCAACAAAGTTCGTACCGAAATCGCCGTTATAGCGGAGTATAATtcgaacgaaattcgaaaactgCAATCCATGGCACAGGATGAAATGAAAAGAATTGAGGTCAAGAGGAAGCTGGACCGAGTAGATCAAGAc ATAATTGAATGCTACAAAAAAATAACGGCTGCCAGACTCAAACGCCGTCCACTAACCAAACAGGAGCGAGATGAAGCATATCGTTTAGCAGAGGAGCAAAAACGACTTTCGGATCAACTTGAACGAATGCCTGTGCACGGTCCTTTTGCGAGCAATTGA
- the LOC129721529 gene encoding uncharacterized protein LOC129721529 translates to MSQIFSSKTKLQARMMKSGKNSEKPCLPPQKKIGQRNVHHFGNELGTHLREQQRPFSEKDRIGSNNTYLDQLASSFRRSMSKEHQLTSEKQTNVTSEDYEPDVQQIYTLEDMTESKETVIEQPIKRICSVDDCKVEPCKSTVTLSNQSIIDSRKCQDASAKLSQLKLTVVDLIDQTIRQLESEKQLGHASTLHPSGDGSKPLHRVQNLKVLKTDSFAQYRTAIRRRLYMEIEQLISRLKDMECLE, encoded by the exons ATGTCACAGATATTTTCTTCTAAGACTAAGCTCCAAGCAAGAATGATGAAATCAGgtaaaaacagtgaaaaaccCTGTCTGCCTCCGCAGAAAAAGATCGGTCAAAGAAATGTCCACCATTTTGGCAATGAATTAGGGACTCACTTACGGGAACAACAGAGACCTTTTTCTGAAAAG GACCGTATAGGATCAAATAACACATATTTAGATCAACTAGCATCTAGTTTCAGGAGATCTATGTCTAAGGAGCACCAACTTACCTCTGAAAAGCAGACCAATGTTACTTCGGAGGACTATGAACCAGATGTACAGCAAATTTACACTTTAGAAGATATGACAGAGAGTAAAGAAACCGTAATTGAGCAACCAATCAAAAGAATTTGTTCCGTGGACGACTGCAAAGTTGAACCCTGCAAATCCACAGTCACCTTATCTAACCAGTCAATTATAGATTCAAGAAAATGCCAGGATGCATCGGCAAAACTTTCTCAACTTAAACTTACAGTTGTTGATCTGATCGATCAAACGATTCGCCAATTGGAGTCGGAGAAGCAGCTCGGTCATGCTTCAACCTTACATCCCAGCGGCGATGGCTCCAAACCGCTACACCGAGTTCAGAACCTCAAGGTGCTCAAAACGGACTCTTTCGCACAGTATCGTACCGCAATCCGAAGGAGGCTGTATATGGAAATTGAGCAATTAATTTCTCGCCTCAAAGATATGGAGTGTCTGGAATGA